The following are encoded together in the Anopheles nili chromosome 3, idAnoNiliSN_F5_01, whole genome shotgun sequence genome:
- the LOC128725493 gene encoding deoxyribodipyrimidine photo-lyase gives MKKSSSSSSSQEPSAKKHKPNDAIESETTDGKPVDYVAQFKADRLSTAKSILDFDFKKKRVRILSDAKLIAENKSGVLYWMSRDVRVQDNWAFLFAQKLALKNELPLHVCFNLVPKFLDATIRHFKFMLKGLEEVAAECEKLNIQFHLLQGNAAQNVPQFVKKHNIGGVVCDFSPLRVPTKWVDDVQKSLPQEVPLCQVDAHNIVPVWVTSDKLEYAARTIRNKVNNNLATFLTSFPPVIKHKHTASFKGNPVDWKKVLETLEVDRSVDSVEWATPGYVGAVKTLESFVDKRLRKFNEKRNDPTENALSNLSPWFHFGQISVQRAVLTVKKNGKRFSESVASFCEEAIVRRELSDNFCFHNKNYDNLKGAYEWAQKTLNDHRKDKRVYCYTRDELETAKTHDDLWNSAQLQMVKEGKMHGFLRMYWAKKILEWTKTPEEALESAIYLNDRYSLDGRDPNGYVGCMWSIAGIHDQGWKERDIFGKIRYMNYEGCKRKFNVNAFVARYGGKVHHRKQ, from the coding sequence ATGAAGAAATCGTCCTCTAGCTCTTCCTCGCAGGAACcgtcagcaaaaaaacacaaaccaaatGATGCCATCGAATCCGAAACAACCGACGGAAAGCCGGTAGATTACGTAGCGCAATTCAAAGCCGATCGCTTGAGTACCGCGAAGTCCATATTAGATTTCGATTTCAAAAAGAAACGAGTGCGTATCCTTTCGGATGCCAAGTTGATTGCCGAGAATAAAAGTGGTGTTCTTTACTGGATGTCACGAGATGTGCGGGTTCAGGATAATTGGGCCTTTTTGTTCGCCCAAAAGCTGGCACTTAAAAATGAACTTCCGCTACATGTGTGCTTCAATTTGGTGCCCAAGTTTCTTGACGCTACAATTAGGCATTTCAAATTCATGCTTAAGGGCCTGGAAGAAGTGGCGGCTGAGTGCGAAAAATTGAACATCCAGTTTCACTTGCTGCAAGGCAATGCGGCCCAAAATGTACCACAGTTCGTGAAGAAACATAACATCGGCGGAGTGGTGTGTGACTTCAGCCCATTACGAGTGCCGACAAAGTGGGTGGACGATGTGCAGAAATCGCTTCCACAGGAAGTACCTCTGTGCCAGGTAGATGCGCACAACATTGTTCCGGTTTGGGTTACTTCTGACAAATTAGAGTACGCCGCTCGTACGATCCGCAATAAAGTGAACAACAATCTTGCCACATTTTTGACATCGTTCCCGCCGGTAATCAAACATAAGCATACTGCGTCATTCAAAGGCAATCCAGTCGATTGGAAGAAAGTACTCGAAACGCTAGaagtcgatcgatcggtcgactCCGTTGAATGGGCCACGCCGGGCTACGTCGGCGCCGTAAAAACGCTGGAAAGTTTTGTCGATAAGCGCTTGCGGAAGTTCaacgaaaaacggaacgatCCCACCGAGAATGCACTCTCCAATCTCTCGCCATGGTTCCACTTTGGCCAGATTTCGGTTCAGCGGGCTGTTTTGACCGTAAAGAAGAATGGGAAACGATTCAGCGAGAGtgttgcttcgttttgtgAGGAAGCCATCGTGCGGCGCGAACTGTCGGACAACTTTTGTTTCCATAACAAAAACTATGATAACCTTAAAGGAGCCTACGAGTGGGCTCAGAAGACGTTGAACGACCACCGCAAGGATAAACGAGTATATTGCTACACGCGGGACGAGCTTGAAACGGCCAAAACACACGACGACTTGTGGAACTCGGCTCAGCTACAGATGGTAAAGGAAGGCAAAATGCACGGCTTCCTGCGAATGTACTGGGCGAAGAAAATCCTCGAATGGACCAAAACGCCTGAAGAGGCGCTCGAATCAGCCATCTATCTGAACGACCGGTACAGTCTCGATGGACGCGATCCAAACGGGTACGTTGGCTGTATGTGGTCGATCGCGGGTATCCATGATCAGGGCTGGAAAGAGCGCGATATATTTGGAAAGATTCGATACATGAACTACGAAGgctgcaaaagaaaattcaatgtTAATGCGTTTGTTGCTCGATATGGAGGCAAAGTACATCATCGCAAGCAATAG